In the genome of Campylobacter avium LMG 24591, the window TTAAGGACGAACTTTATTTTTCCGTATCCTACACTACAAGAGCGCCTAGGGAAAAGGAAAAAGACGGGATAAATTATCATTTTATAAGCAGGGATAGTTTCGAGAAAAAAATTCAAAATGGTGATTTTTTAGAATATGCCAAGGTTCATGATAATTACTACGGAACCTCGTTAAAAGAGGTTTTAGATGCTTTAAATGCCAATAAAATAGTCGTGTTTGATATAGATGTGCAAGGTTTTATGCAGGTTAAAAATAGCCTAAAAGATAAGCTTTGTTCGGTCTTTGTTAGCACAAAGGATTTATTTACTTTAAAGCAAAGGCTTAATAATAGAGCTACAAAT includes:
- the gmk gene encoding guanylate kinase, with the protein product MKQGYILLLSGPSGAGKSTLLSKLLEDFKDELYFSVSYTTRAPREKEKDGINYHFISRDSFEKKIQNGDFLEYAKVHDNYYGTSLKEVLDALNANKIVVFDIDVQGFMQVKNSLKDKLCSVFVSTKDLFTLKQRLNNRATNDDNLKQRLHNASLEMNFLKEYDYFIINDDVNIAYDELKNIFKAEKLRITRYNVDNILQLWNDKGE